The Vibrio bathopelagicus genomic sequence AGGCTGATGTCGGCGTCTTCTTCGGATAATACGGGAATATCAGGCGTCAATTCACTGAGTTTTTTTAATATCAGCTTATGTGCTGCAAGATCGGCACTGGTCACCGGAGTGTCATCACTCTTGATGAACTCTTCGTAATCCTTTTTCTCGTAAATCTCTAAGATGAGTTGGCCTGCAGAGCGAGCAATCTCAATGATAGAGGGTAGGAGGTGAGACAAATCTTTTGTTATTGGCATAAATATTCTCTTACTCTTCGAGCGAGCCTGAATGTTCTAATTATTGTTTAATACACGAAGGGCTAATAGTAGGGCTGTAATACTACGAGCCTCACAAAAGTCGAGATGCGTTAACAGTTCTTCGGCTTGAGCAAGTGGCCAGCGGACAATATCTAGTGGCTCTGGCTCATCACCTTCTAGCTTCTCTGGGTAGAGTTCTTCTGCGATAAACAGCGTCATTTTGCTAGAGAAATAAGAGGGTGCGAGAATTACTTCTTTTAAAGGCGTGAGTTTATTAGCGCCAAAGCCAATCTCTTCTTTTAGTTCACGAACGGCGGCTTGATTAGGCTGCTCACCTGGATCAATTAACCCTTTTGGGAAGCCGAGTTCATAGCGCTCTGTGCCTGCTGCGTATTCACGCACTAACAGAATATCGCCTTGTTCAGTAATCGGAACCATCATTACTGCGTTGCGGCCGCTGGGCTTCATACGTTCGTAAGTGCGCTCTTTACCGTTTGAAAAGCGTAAATCGAGAGACTCGATAGAGAATAGTTTTGATTGAGCGACAGTTTGTTGAGCCAAAATTTCTGGCTTGGTCCTTTTTGTCATTGCGCTCGCTCCTTAGCTCATTGGAATTCTTTCTTATAAAGTCATTCTAATATAGGGGAAATAGAGTTGAGTTCCTAGATCCTAGTTTTCATATCCTGAAATTATTGAATCAGGAACCGATTGCGATCACTTGAATACCTTACTCCAAATGGTAACGCGCCCATCATTATTGGCATTGAACGAAAAACAGACGGTTCGGAAGCGCTCTGCTGTTTTAAACACAAAAAAGGTTGATGCTTGAGCATCAACCTTTTCATTGAATCTTTAACTTTCCACTGCCTTAGACTGCATGAGTGCTAAGTCGTAGGAGCACTTAGTTGTAAAGTGCTTAGTAGTAAGAGTGCTCACCGCGATCGTGCTCAGTTGCATCACGAACGGCAGTCAATTCACCTTCGAATTGTTGAAGAAGTTCTTTCTCGATGCCTTCTTTAAGTGTTACATCAACCATAGAACAACCGTTACAACCGCCGCCGAATGCAACGATAGCAGCACCTTCTTCAGTGATCTCTACTAGGCTAACGTGACCGCCGTGGCCAGCAAGTTGTGGGTTCACTTGTGTTTGGATTGCATACTCAACACGCTCTATCAGAGTTGCGTCGTCTGATACTTTACGCATCTTCGCGTTTGGTGCTTTAAGTGTAAGTTGAGAGCCCATTTTGTCTGTAACGAAGTCAATTTCGGCTTCGTCTAGGAATGGTAGGCTTAGCTCATCTACATACGCAGAGAAAGCTTCAAAAGAAAGCTTTGTGTCAGACGCTTCGATAGCATCTGTTGGGCAGTAAGAAACACCACACTCAGCGTTTTGCGTACCTGGGTTTACCACGAACACACGAATGTTTGTACCTTCAGGCTGCTGTGACAGCAGATTGGCAAAATGAGTTTGAGCGGTTTCTGTAATAGTAATATTTGACACGACGAATACCCGAGTAGATTTGTAGGTTATTAGCGCCATTCTACTCCTGTCAGATTTGTAATTCAGCCCTTTTTTGTTGGATTGCTGTACAAGTAGCGATTCTCACTATTTATCCAGAGGGCTCAGGAGTGCGGCAGATACAGTAAATATCAATCCTTTTCACGCCCACTTCAAGTAGTAATTGGCATAATTGATACACTGTACTTCCTGTGGTTACAACATCATCAATTATCGCAATGTGAGGATAATCAGTCGCTTCAAAGTCGCGAGGGACAAGCGTGAAAGCACCATTTAGGTTACTCAGCCTTATAGACTTGGTTAACCCTTGTTGAGAAAGCGTGGCGCGAGTTCGCCGAAACAATACGTCACTTTTCACCCCTAACTCTTGAGCGGTGTAGTTTGCCAATAATTGGCTTTGGTTAAAGCTGCGTTGAATGTATCGAGTCCAA encodes the following:
- the nudE gene encoding ADP compounds hydrolase NudE → MTKRTKPEILAQQTVAQSKLFSIESLDLRFSNGKERTYERMKPSGRNAVMMVPITEQGDILLVREYAAGTERYELGFPKGLIDPGEQPNQAAVRELKEEIGFGANKLTPLKEVILAPSYFSSKMTLFIAEELYPEKLEGDEPEPLDIVRWPLAQAEELLTHLDFCEARSITALLLALRVLNNN
- the nfuA gene encoding Fe-S biogenesis protein NfuA, yielding MSNITITETAQTHFANLLSQQPEGTNIRVFVVNPGTQNAECGVSYCPTDAIEASDTKLSFEAFSAYVDELSLPFLDEAEIDFVTDKMGSQLTLKAPNAKMRKVSDDATLIERVEYAIQTQVNPQLAGHGGHVSLVEITEEGAAIVAFGGGCNGCSMVDVTLKEGIEKELLQQFEGELTAVRDATEHDRGEHSYY